From the Astyanax mexicanus isolate ESR-SI-001 chromosome 9, AstMex3_surface, whole genome shotgun sequence genome, one window contains:
- the mtss1la gene encoding MTSS I-BAR domain containing 2a isoform X4: MCMRHRSIEAKLRHFTNALMERLITPLQDKIEEWKKTAALLDKDHAKEYKRSRQEIKKKSSDTLKLQKKARKELPGRGGLQPQLDSAMQDVSDMYLLMEETEKQAVRRALLEERGRYCTFISFLQPVVNGEIAMLGEVTHLQAIIDDLTVLTTDPHKLPEASEQVILDLKGSDYSWSYQTPPSSPSSTGSRKSSLCSLVHLPPGGAHRLSSVSSHDSGFISQDANMHSKPPSPMPSDITSQKSSSSASSEASETCQSVSECGSPTAFGSSFATFRPAHTYNGSIRPLSFIAPASPSFNHSPGSNSPSPTSKVPHWKQDWSKAAHYEQAGAALQRKMEAAEPPGGPRGNGVVHAEDPYRTRAGPANISGKHGKLTTSAASELAMVLTRGLSLEQQKNSCDSLQYSSGYSTQNTTPSCSEDTIPSHGSDYDCYSMNGDGESDAQTDFDKSSTVPRHSNLAQNYRRMIQTKRPASTAGLPGGVGAQGSSASNGKGTSGGTVISSGTATIRRTPSSKTGVRRVPSNVGPIPIRPPIVPVKTPTVPDSPGFPSPPPEHNGSEESLYSEDSLEILEYKASPKRMSLPNSAWGSSMSVYSQQSGAMALSTEEQILAANRHSLVEKIGELVANAHALGEGQYPFPTDPQASHGHQEDPPPTEKGEDMLKSIRRGVRLRKTVSNDRSAPRILR; the protein is encoded by the exons ATGTGCATGCGCCATCGCAGCATCGAGGCCAAACTGCGACACTTCACCAA TGCTCTTATGGAGAGACTGATCACACCACTCCAGGACAAGATAGAGGAGTGGAAGAAGACTGCTGCCCTTCTAGATAAAGATCATGCCAAAG AGTACAAGCGGTCTCGGCAGGAGATCAAGAAGAAGTCCTCAGACACTCTGAAGCTGCAGAAGAAGGCCAGAAAAG AGCTCCCAG gtcGAGGTGGGCTGCAGCCCCAGCTGGACAGTGCTATGCAGGATGTAAGCGATATGTATCTGTTGATGGAGGAGACAGAGAAACAGGCTGTGCGTCGAGCCCTCCTCGAAGAAAGGGGGCGCTATTGCACCTTCATCAGCTTCCTGCAGCCTGTGGTG AATGGAGAAATTGCTATGCTTGGAGAGGTCACTCATCTCCAGGCCATTATTGATGACCTCACTGTGCTGACCACTGACCCACATAAACTGCCAGAAGCCAGTGAACAG GTTATCCTGGACCTGAAGGGTTCCGACTACAGCTGGTCTTACCAAACTCCGCCTTCCTCTCCCAGCAGTACCGGCTCCAGGAAGAGCAGTTTGTGCAG tttggtgcATCTGCCACCAGGTGGTGCTCATCGCCTGAGCAGCGTCTCTTCTCATGACTCCGGATTCATCTCTCAAGATGCCAACATGCACTCTAAACCTCCTTCTCCAATGCCATCTGACATCACCAGCCAG AAGTCATCCAGTTCTGCATCCTCTGAAGCATCTGAGACCTGCCAGTCTGTCAGTGAATGCGGATCGCCTACAGCT TTTGGCTCATCCTTCGCTACTTTCCGCCCTGCTCACACATATAACGGCTCCATCAGGCCTCTCTCTTTCATAGCTCCTGCGTCCCCATCCTTTAACCATTCCCCTGGATCAAATTCTCCCTCACCCACATCAAAAGTTCCTCACTGGAAG CAGGACTGGTCTAAAGCAGCTCACTATGAGCAGGCCGGAGCGGCTCTACAGCGCAAAATGGAGGCTGCAGAGCCCCCTGGTGGACCGAGGGGGAACGGTGTCGTGCACGCTGAGGACCCTTACAGGACCAGAGCGGGCCCTGCAAACATCAGTGGAaag CATGGAAAGCTGACAACATCTGCAGCCAGTGAGCTGGCAATGGTTCTCACACGTGGTTTAAGTCTGGAGCAGCAGAAGAACAGCTGTGACTCACTGCAGTACTCCAGTGGATACAGCACACAAAATACTACACCATCCTGCTCTGAGGACACCATTCCCTCACACG GTTCTGACTATGACTGCTACTCTATGAACGGAGACGGCGAAAGTGATGCTCAGACGGACTTTGATAAATCCTCCACCGTCCCTCGGCACAGCAACCTGGCCCAGAACTACCGTCGCATGATCCAGACCAAGAGGCCTGCGAGCACTGCGGGGCTTCCTGGAGGTGTAGGCGCCCAGGGTTCCTCTGCTTCCAATGGCAAAGGAACATCAGGAGGAACAGTAATTTCTTCTGGAACGGCCACCATCCGCAGGACCCCGTCCTCCAAAACTGGTGTGAGACGTGTCCCATCCAACGTGGGCCCGATTCCTATCCGGCCTCCCATTGTTCCAGTGAAGACCCCTACTGTCCCAGACTCCCCTGGTTTCCCCAGTCCTCCACCAGAGCACAATGGCAGTGAGGAGAGCCTGTACAGTGAAGATTCGTTGGAGATCCTGGAGTACAAAGCCTCTCCCAAACGGATGAGTCTGCCTAACTCTGCTTGGGGCTCAAGCATGAGCGTGTACTCCCAGCAGTCCGGAGCTATGGCCCTCAGCACAGAGGAGCAGATTCTGGCTGCTAACCGCCACAGCCTGGTGGAGAAAATTGGAGAGCTTGTGGCCAACGCTCATGCCCTGGGAGAAGGTCAATACCCGTTCCCCACGGATCCCCAGGCTAGCCACGGCCACCAGGAGGACCCTCCGCCCACAGAAAAGGGAGAGGACATGCTGAAGTCCATCCGCAGAGGAGTGCGCCTCAGGAAAACCGTGAGCAATGACAGGTCGGCGCCCAGGATCCTGCGATAG
- the mtss1la gene encoding MTSS I-BAR domain containing 2a isoform X2 — MESVEKECGALGGLFQAVVNDMKNSYPVWEDFSAKATKLHSQLRTTVLATAAFLDAFQKVADMATNTRGATRDIGSALTRMCMRHRSIEAKLRHFTNALMERLITPLQDKIEEWKKTAALLDKDHAKEYKRSRQEIKKKSSDTLKLQKKARKGRGGLQPQLDSAMQDVSDMYLLMEETEKQAVRRALLEERGRYCTFISFLQPVVNGEIAMLGEVTHLQAIIDDLTVLTTDPHKLPEASEQVILDLKGSDYSWSYQTPPSSPSSTGSRKSSLCSLVHLPPGGAHRLSSVSSHDSGFISQDANMHSKPPSPMPSDITSQKSSSSASSEASETCQSVSECGSPTAFGSSFATFRPAHTYNGSIRPLSFIAPASPSFNHSPGSNSPSPTSKVPHWKQDWSKAAHYEQAGAALQRKMEAAEPPGGPRGNGVVHAEDPYRTRAGPANISGKHGKLTTSAASELAMVLTRGLSLEQQKNSCDSLQYSSGYSTQNTTPSCSEDTIPSHGSDYDCYSMNGDGESDAQTDFDKSSTVPRHSNLAQNYRRMIQTKRPASTAGLPGGVGAQGSSASNGKGTSGGTVISSGTATIRRTPSSKTGVRRVPSNVGPIPIRPPIVPVKTPTVPDSPGFPSPPPEHNGSEESLYSEDSLEILEYKASPKRMSLPNSAWGSSMSVYSQQSGAMALSTEEQILAANRHSLVEKIGELVANAHALGEGQYPFPTDPQASHGHQEDPPPTEKGEDMLKSIRRGVRLRKTVSNDRSAPRILR; from the exons GTGCTACCAGGGACATTGGCTCGGCTCTGACCCGAATGTGCATGCGCCATCGCAGCATCGAGGCCAAACTGCGACACTTCACCAA TGCTCTTATGGAGAGACTGATCACACCACTCCAGGACAAGATAGAGGAGTGGAAGAAGACTGCTGCCCTTCTAGATAAAGATCATGCCAAAG AGTACAAGCGGTCTCGGCAGGAGATCAAGAAGAAGTCCTCAGACACTCTGAAGCTGCAGAAGAAGGCCAGAAAAG gtcGAGGTGGGCTGCAGCCCCAGCTGGACAGTGCTATGCAGGATGTAAGCGATATGTATCTGTTGATGGAGGAGACAGAGAAACAGGCTGTGCGTCGAGCCCTCCTCGAAGAAAGGGGGCGCTATTGCACCTTCATCAGCTTCCTGCAGCCTGTGGTG AATGGAGAAATTGCTATGCTTGGAGAGGTCACTCATCTCCAGGCCATTATTGATGACCTCACTGTGCTGACCACTGACCCACATAAACTGCCAGAAGCCAGTGAACAG GTTATCCTGGACCTGAAGGGTTCCGACTACAGCTGGTCTTACCAAACTCCGCCTTCCTCTCCCAGCAGTACCGGCTCCAGGAAGAGCAGTTTGTGCAG tttggtgcATCTGCCACCAGGTGGTGCTCATCGCCTGAGCAGCGTCTCTTCTCATGACTCCGGATTCATCTCTCAAGATGCCAACATGCACTCTAAACCTCCTTCTCCAATGCCATCTGACATCACCAGCCAG AAGTCATCCAGTTCTGCATCCTCTGAAGCATCTGAGACCTGCCAGTCTGTCAGTGAATGCGGATCGCCTACAGCT TTTGGCTCATCCTTCGCTACTTTCCGCCCTGCTCACACATATAACGGCTCCATCAGGCCTCTCTCTTTCATAGCTCCTGCGTCCCCATCCTTTAACCATTCCCCTGGATCAAATTCTCCCTCACCCACATCAAAAGTTCCTCACTGGAAG CAGGACTGGTCTAAAGCAGCTCACTATGAGCAGGCCGGAGCGGCTCTACAGCGCAAAATGGAGGCTGCAGAGCCCCCTGGTGGACCGAGGGGGAACGGTGTCGTGCACGCTGAGGACCCTTACAGGACCAGAGCGGGCCCTGCAAACATCAGTGGAaag CATGGAAAGCTGACAACATCTGCAGCCAGTGAGCTGGCAATGGTTCTCACACGTGGTTTAAGTCTGGAGCAGCAGAAGAACAGCTGTGACTCACTGCAGTACTCCAGTGGATACAGCACACAAAATACTACACCATCCTGCTCTGAGGACACCATTCCCTCACACG GTTCTGACTATGACTGCTACTCTATGAACGGAGACGGCGAAAGTGATGCTCAGACGGACTTTGATAAATCCTCCACCGTCCCTCGGCACAGCAACCTGGCCCAGAACTACCGTCGCATGATCCAGACCAAGAGGCCTGCGAGCACTGCGGGGCTTCCTGGAGGTGTAGGCGCCCAGGGTTCCTCTGCTTCCAATGGCAAAGGAACATCAGGAGGAACAGTAATTTCTTCTGGAACGGCCACCATCCGCAGGACCCCGTCCTCCAAAACTGGTGTGAGACGTGTCCCATCCAACGTGGGCCCGATTCCTATCCGGCCTCCCATTGTTCCAGTGAAGACCCCTACTGTCCCAGACTCCCCTGGTTTCCCCAGTCCTCCACCAGAGCACAATGGCAGTGAGGAGAGCCTGTACAGTGAAGATTCGTTGGAGATCCTGGAGTACAAAGCCTCTCCCAAACGGATGAGTCTGCCTAACTCTGCTTGGGGCTCAAGCATGAGCGTGTACTCCCAGCAGTCCGGAGCTATGGCCCTCAGCACAGAGGAGCAGATTCTGGCTGCTAACCGCCACAGCCTGGTGGAGAAAATTGGAGAGCTTGTGGCCAACGCTCATGCCCTGGGAGAAGGTCAATACCCGTTCCCCACGGATCCCCAGGCTAGCCACGGCCACCAGGAGGACCCTCCGCCCACAGAAAAGGGAGAGGACATGCTGAAGTCCATCCGCAGAGGAGTGCGCCTCAGGAAAACCGTGAGCAATGACAGGTCGGCGCCCAGGATCCTGCGATAG
- the mtss1la gene encoding MTSS I-BAR domain containing 2a isoform X1, which produces MESVEKECGALGGLFQAVVNDMKNSYPVWEDFSAKATKLHSQLRTTVLATAAFLDAFQKVADMATNTRGATRDIGSALTRMCMRHRSIEAKLRHFTNALMERLITPLQDKIEEWKKTAALLDKDHAKEYKRSRQEIKKKSSDTLKLQKKARKELPGRGGLQPQLDSAMQDVSDMYLLMEETEKQAVRRALLEERGRYCTFISFLQPVVNGEIAMLGEVTHLQAIIDDLTVLTTDPHKLPEASEQVILDLKGSDYSWSYQTPPSSPSSTGSRKSSLCSLVHLPPGGAHRLSSVSSHDSGFISQDANMHSKPPSPMPSDITSQKSSSSASSEASETCQSVSECGSPTAFGSSFATFRPAHTYNGSIRPLSFIAPASPSFNHSPGSNSPSPTSKVPHWKQDWSKAAHYEQAGAALQRKMEAAEPPGGPRGNGVVHAEDPYRTRAGPANISGKHGKLTTSAASELAMVLTRGLSLEQQKNSCDSLQYSSGYSTQNTTPSCSEDTIPSHGSDYDCYSMNGDGESDAQTDFDKSSTVPRHSNLAQNYRRMIQTKRPASTAGLPGGVGAQGSSASNGKGTSGGTVISSGTATIRRTPSSKTGVRRVPSNVGPIPIRPPIVPVKTPTVPDSPGFPSPPPEHNGSEESLYSEDSLEILEYKASPKRMSLPNSAWGSSMSVYSQQSGAMALSTEEQILAANRHSLVEKIGELVANAHALGEGQYPFPTDPQASHGHQEDPPPTEKGEDMLKSIRRGVRLRKTVSNDRSAPRILR; this is translated from the exons GTGCTACCAGGGACATTGGCTCGGCTCTGACCCGAATGTGCATGCGCCATCGCAGCATCGAGGCCAAACTGCGACACTTCACCAA TGCTCTTATGGAGAGACTGATCACACCACTCCAGGACAAGATAGAGGAGTGGAAGAAGACTGCTGCCCTTCTAGATAAAGATCATGCCAAAG AGTACAAGCGGTCTCGGCAGGAGATCAAGAAGAAGTCCTCAGACACTCTGAAGCTGCAGAAGAAGGCCAGAAAAG AGCTCCCAG gtcGAGGTGGGCTGCAGCCCCAGCTGGACAGTGCTATGCAGGATGTAAGCGATATGTATCTGTTGATGGAGGAGACAGAGAAACAGGCTGTGCGTCGAGCCCTCCTCGAAGAAAGGGGGCGCTATTGCACCTTCATCAGCTTCCTGCAGCCTGTGGTG AATGGAGAAATTGCTATGCTTGGAGAGGTCACTCATCTCCAGGCCATTATTGATGACCTCACTGTGCTGACCACTGACCCACATAAACTGCCAGAAGCCAGTGAACAG GTTATCCTGGACCTGAAGGGTTCCGACTACAGCTGGTCTTACCAAACTCCGCCTTCCTCTCCCAGCAGTACCGGCTCCAGGAAGAGCAGTTTGTGCAG tttggtgcATCTGCCACCAGGTGGTGCTCATCGCCTGAGCAGCGTCTCTTCTCATGACTCCGGATTCATCTCTCAAGATGCCAACATGCACTCTAAACCTCCTTCTCCAATGCCATCTGACATCACCAGCCAG AAGTCATCCAGTTCTGCATCCTCTGAAGCATCTGAGACCTGCCAGTCTGTCAGTGAATGCGGATCGCCTACAGCT TTTGGCTCATCCTTCGCTACTTTCCGCCCTGCTCACACATATAACGGCTCCATCAGGCCTCTCTCTTTCATAGCTCCTGCGTCCCCATCCTTTAACCATTCCCCTGGATCAAATTCTCCCTCACCCACATCAAAAGTTCCTCACTGGAAG CAGGACTGGTCTAAAGCAGCTCACTATGAGCAGGCCGGAGCGGCTCTACAGCGCAAAATGGAGGCTGCAGAGCCCCCTGGTGGACCGAGGGGGAACGGTGTCGTGCACGCTGAGGACCCTTACAGGACCAGAGCGGGCCCTGCAAACATCAGTGGAaag CATGGAAAGCTGACAACATCTGCAGCCAGTGAGCTGGCAATGGTTCTCACACGTGGTTTAAGTCTGGAGCAGCAGAAGAACAGCTGTGACTCACTGCAGTACTCCAGTGGATACAGCACACAAAATACTACACCATCCTGCTCTGAGGACACCATTCCCTCACACG GTTCTGACTATGACTGCTACTCTATGAACGGAGACGGCGAAAGTGATGCTCAGACGGACTTTGATAAATCCTCCACCGTCCCTCGGCACAGCAACCTGGCCCAGAACTACCGTCGCATGATCCAGACCAAGAGGCCTGCGAGCACTGCGGGGCTTCCTGGAGGTGTAGGCGCCCAGGGTTCCTCTGCTTCCAATGGCAAAGGAACATCAGGAGGAACAGTAATTTCTTCTGGAACGGCCACCATCCGCAGGACCCCGTCCTCCAAAACTGGTGTGAGACGTGTCCCATCCAACGTGGGCCCGATTCCTATCCGGCCTCCCATTGTTCCAGTGAAGACCCCTACTGTCCCAGACTCCCCTGGTTTCCCCAGTCCTCCACCAGAGCACAATGGCAGTGAGGAGAGCCTGTACAGTGAAGATTCGTTGGAGATCCTGGAGTACAAAGCCTCTCCCAAACGGATGAGTCTGCCTAACTCTGCTTGGGGCTCAAGCATGAGCGTGTACTCCCAGCAGTCCGGAGCTATGGCCCTCAGCACAGAGGAGCAGATTCTGGCTGCTAACCGCCACAGCCTGGTGGAGAAAATTGGAGAGCTTGTGGCCAACGCTCATGCCCTGGGAGAAGGTCAATACCCGTTCCCCACGGATCCCCAGGCTAGCCACGGCCACCAGGAGGACCCTCCGCCCACAGAAAAGGGAGAGGACATGCTGAAGTCCATCCGCAGAGGAGTGCGCCTCAGGAAAACCGTGAGCAATGACAGGTCGGCGCCCAGGATCCTGCGATAG
- the mtss1la gene encoding MTSS I-BAR domain containing 2a isoform X3: MESVEKECGALGGLFQAVVNDMKNSYPVWEDFSAKATKLHSQLRTTVLATAAFLDAFQKVADMATNTRGATRDIGSALTRMCMRHRSIEAKLRHFTNALMERLITPLQDKIEEWKKTAALLDKDHAKEYKRSRQEIKKKSSDTLKLQKKARKELPGRGGLQPQLDSAMQDVSDMYLLMEETEKQAVRRALLEERGRYCTFISFLQPVVNGEIAMLGEVTHLQAIIDDLTVLTTDPHKLPEASEQVILDLKGSDYSWSYQTPPSSPSSTGSRKSSLCSLVHLPPGGAHRLSSVSSHDSGFISQDANMHSKPPSPMPSDITSQKSSSSASSEASETCQSVSECGSPTAQDWSKAAHYEQAGAALQRKMEAAEPPGGPRGNGVVHAEDPYRTRAGPANISGKHGKLTTSAASELAMVLTRGLSLEQQKNSCDSLQYSSGYSTQNTTPSCSEDTIPSHGSDYDCYSMNGDGESDAQTDFDKSSTVPRHSNLAQNYRRMIQTKRPASTAGLPGGVGAQGSSASNGKGTSGGTVISSGTATIRRTPSSKTGVRRVPSNVGPIPIRPPIVPVKTPTVPDSPGFPSPPPEHNGSEESLYSEDSLEILEYKASPKRMSLPNSAWGSSMSVYSQQSGAMALSTEEQILAANRHSLVEKIGELVANAHALGEGQYPFPTDPQASHGHQEDPPPTEKGEDMLKSIRRGVRLRKTVSNDRSAPRILR; the protein is encoded by the exons GTGCTACCAGGGACATTGGCTCGGCTCTGACCCGAATGTGCATGCGCCATCGCAGCATCGAGGCCAAACTGCGACACTTCACCAA TGCTCTTATGGAGAGACTGATCACACCACTCCAGGACAAGATAGAGGAGTGGAAGAAGACTGCTGCCCTTCTAGATAAAGATCATGCCAAAG AGTACAAGCGGTCTCGGCAGGAGATCAAGAAGAAGTCCTCAGACACTCTGAAGCTGCAGAAGAAGGCCAGAAAAG AGCTCCCAG gtcGAGGTGGGCTGCAGCCCCAGCTGGACAGTGCTATGCAGGATGTAAGCGATATGTATCTGTTGATGGAGGAGACAGAGAAACAGGCTGTGCGTCGAGCCCTCCTCGAAGAAAGGGGGCGCTATTGCACCTTCATCAGCTTCCTGCAGCCTGTGGTG AATGGAGAAATTGCTATGCTTGGAGAGGTCACTCATCTCCAGGCCATTATTGATGACCTCACTGTGCTGACCACTGACCCACATAAACTGCCAGAAGCCAGTGAACAG GTTATCCTGGACCTGAAGGGTTCCGACTACAGCTGGTCTTACCAAACTCCGCCTTCCTCTCCCAGCAGTACCGGCTCCAGGAAGAGCAGTTTGTGCAG tttggtgcATCTGCCACCAGGTGGTGCTCATCGCCTGAGCAGCGTCTCTTCTCATGACTCCGGATTCATCTCTCAAGATGCCAACATGCACTCTAAACCTCCTTCTCCAATGCCATCTGACATCACCAGCCAG AAGTCATCCAGTTCTGCATCCTCTGAAGCATCTGAGACCTGCCAGTCTGTCAGTGAATGCGGATCGCCTACAGCT CAGGACTGGTCTAAAGCAGCTCACTATGAGCAGGCCGGAGCGGCTCTACAGCGCAAAATGGAGGCTGCAGAGCCCCCTGGTGGACCGAGGGGGAACGGTGTCGTGCACGCTGAGGACCCTTACAGGACCAGAGCGGGCCCTGCAAACATCAGTGGAaag CATGGAAAGCTGACAACATCTGCAGCCAGTGAGCTGGCAATGGTTCTCACACGTGGTTTAAGTCTGGAGCAGCAGAAGAACAGCTGTGACTCACTGCAGTACTCCAGTGGATACAGCACACAAAATACTACACCATCCTGCTCTGAGGACACCATTCCCTCACACG GTTCTGACTATGACTGCTACTCTATGAACGGAGACGGCGAAAGTGATGCTCAGACGGACTTTGATAAATCCTCCACCGTCCCTCGGCACAGCAACCTGGCCCAGAACTACCGTCGCATGATCCAGACCAAGAGGCCTGCGAGCACTGCGGGGCTTCCTGGAGGTGTAGGCGCCCAGGGTTCCTCTGCTTCCAATGGCAAAGGAACATCAGGAGGAACAGTAATTTCTTCTGGAACGGCCACCATCCGCAGGACCCCGTCCTCCAAAACTGGTGTGAGACGTGTCCCATCCAACGTGGGCCCGATTCCTATCCGGCCTCCCATTGTTCCAGTGAAGACCCCTACTGTCCCAGACTCCCCTGGTTTCCCCAGTCCTCCACCAGAGCACAATGGCAGTGAGGAGAGCCTGTACAGTGAAGATTCGTTGGAGATCCTGGAGTACAAAGCCTCTCCCAAACGGATGAGTCTGCCTAACTCTGCTTGGGGCTCAAGCATGAGCGTGTACTCCCAGCAGTCCGGAGCTATGGCCCTCAGCACAGAGGAGCAGATTCTGGCTGCTAACCGCCACAGCCTGGTGGAGAAAATTGGAGAGCTTGTGGCCAACGCTCATGCCCTGGGAGAAGGTCAATACCCGTTCCCCACGGATCCCCAGGCTAGCCACGGCCACCAGGAGGACCCTCCGCCCACAGAAAAGGGAGAGGACATGCTGAAGTCCATCCGCAGAGGAGTGCGCCTCAGGAAAACCGTGAGCAATGACAGGTCGGCGCCCAGGATCCTGCGATAG